Proteins from a single region of Macaca nemestrina isolate mMacNem1 chromosome 13, mMacNem.hap1, whole genome shotgun sequence:
- the LOC105490115 gene encoding large ribosomal subunit protein eL29-like, translated as MAKSKNHTTHNQSRKRHRNGIKKPRSQRYESLKGVDPKFLRNMRFAKKHKKGLKKMQTNHAKAMSACAEAVKALVKPKEVKPKIPKGVSRKLDRLAYIAHPKLGKSARARIAKGLRLCRPKAKAKAKDQTKAQAAAPASIPAQAPKGAQATTKATE; from the coding sequence ATGGCCAAGTCCAAgaaccacaccacacacaaccaGTCCCGAAAACGGCACAGAAATGGTATCAAGAAACCCCGATCACAAAGATACGAATCTCTTAAGGGGGTGGACCCCAAGTTCCTGAGGAACATGCGCTTTGCCAAGAAGCACAAGAAGGGCCTAAAGAAGATGCAGACCAACCATGCCAAGGCCATGAGTGCATGTGCCGAGGCTGTCAAGGCCCTCGTAAAGCCCAAGGAGGTTAAGCCCAAGATCCCAAAGGGTGTCAGCCGCAAGCTTGATCGACTTGCCTACATTGCCCACCCCAAGCTTGGGAAGAGTGCTCGTGCTCGCATTGCCAAGGGGCTCCGGCTGTGCCGGCCAaaggccaaggccaaggccaaggATCAAACCAAGGCCCAGGCTGCAGCTCCAGCTTCAATTCCAGCTCAGGCTCCCAAAGGTGCCCAGGCCACTACAAAGGCTACAGAGTAG